The genomic stretch gtgtgtagagtcctgtcggtgtgtagagtcctgtcggtgtgtagagtcctgtcagtgtgtagagtcctgtcagtgtgtagagtcctgtcagtgtgtagagttctgttagtgtgtagagtcctgttagtgtgtagagtcctgtcagtgtgtagagtcctgtcagtgtgtagagtcctgtcagtgtgtagagtcctgtcagtgtgtagagtcctgtcagagtcctgtcagtgtgtagagtcctgtcagtgtgtagagtcctgtcagagtcctgtcagtgtgtagagtcctgtcagtgtgtagagtcctgtcagtgtgtagagtcctgtcagtgtgtagagtcctgtcagtgtgtagagtcctgtcagtgtgtagagtcctgtcagtgtgtagagtcctgtcagagtgtagagtcctgtcagagtgtagagtcctgtcagtgtgtagagtcctgtcagtgtgtagagtcctgtcagtgtgtagagtcctgtcagagtcctgtcagtgtgtagagtcctgtcagtgtgtagagtcctgtcagagtgtagagtcctgtcagtgtgtagagtcctgtcagagtgtagagtcctgtcagagtgtagagtcctgtcagagtgtagagtcctgtcagtgtgtagagtcctgtcagtgtgtagagtcctgtcagtgtgtagagtcctgtcagagtcctgtcagtgtgtagagtcctgtcagtgtgtagagtcctgtcagtgtgtagagtcctgtcagtgtgtagagtcctgtcagagtgtagagtcctgtcagtgtgtagagtcctgtcagtgtgtagagtcctgtcagagtgtagagtcctgtcagagtgtagagtcctgtcagtgtgtagagtcctgtcagtgtgtagagtcctgtcagtgtgtagagtcctgtcagtgtgtagagtcctgtcagtgtgtagagtcctgtcagtgtgtagagtcctgtcagtgtgtagagtcctgtcagtgtgtagagtcctgtcagtatgtagagtcctgtcagtgtatgaccctgtcagtgtgtagagagtttaaatattgaaataataggtcaataaagatacaaggttAACTTGGCCcatgtagctattttgttagctatttatgtCAGAAATAACAGCGGAAACATTTCGTGAAAACAGagtaaaaataaacaacaaaataatCACAAAATATCAAAGTTGGGTCGGAGCAAAACAGTGGCCGTCCAGTACGGCGCAATCTTGATGTGTGTTCTAATGTGTTGTGCTGACCAAGAGCCAATCAGACTCTGGATATGGACCCACCTGCCTGGTTCTAGCCGGACAGCCTGTAGTCAGAACCTTAACCATGTTCTAATGTGTGGTGCTGACCAAGAGCCAATCAAACTCTGGATATGGACCCACCTGCCTGGTTCTAGCCGGACAGCCTGTAGTCAGAACCTTAACCATGTTCTAATGTGTGGTGCTGACCAAGAGCCAATCAAACTCTGGATATGGACCCACCTGCCTGGTTCTAGCCGGACAGCCTGTAGTCAGAACCTTAACCATGTTCTAATGTGTGGTGCTGACCAAGAGCCAATCAGACTCTGGATATGGACCCACCTGCCTGGTTCTAGCCGGACAGCCTGTAGTCAGAACCTTAACCATCAGCGATATGTACTAGTGGGTGATTCACAGCCGACCTCTCAGACGAGCTAGCCGTTTTTACAACACCACTGCCCCGGACACACCATTACCTCCCCCTCTGGCGAGGAAGACCAACAACTTGCATCAAATCTAAATCATTGATTCACTTTCAAATATCATATTCTAATCTAGATTCATATTTTGCTAATGAAATATTCATAATAATGTTAATAGAAATCAGGCGTGTTTTCTATTCATTCAGTcaattctgttgcaaaacctttcttaaacggaagcaaacggaatgaaacagggagggacttacctgagtttgtccaatagaaactccaAACAGTTGCATAACGTTCCAAACAGTTGCATAACGTTCCTTTgtgcaacagaatcggcggaataaATACACCCCAGGTTACAATATGTACAGACAGAGCCGAtctatgaattatatttctatggcgcCGCCCTCATTACGGTGACGTGGCCCTCTAGTCGAAAGCGACAGGACTGGAAACCTGCGACAGCATCACACGTCAGAAAGGCTAACTGAGTCTGCAACGAACTCAATTACACATCAGCGAGAAATAACGTAAGGAATGCATTGGGTATTTTTGCTGAAATGTAGtcgaattattatttttttttaatcaaaggcTGTATTGCCTTCCTCGCCGATTTGCCGGCGACTTGTGCTGTGCAACGTTGGCCACTGATGAAAATAGCATGACAATGGCCATCCTCATTTTGTAGGCATAACTAGCTAACGTCAGGATAGTCTTAATCATGTTATCAACTATTCATAATGTGCCATTATTAATGACTAGTCGGCCAACCATCCATGTTTTGttacgctagctagctaatagtcGAATGAATGGCGGATAGTTAGGTAACTAACGTTAGTGTCGTATTCTAAACAACTGGGCATGGGGAACTCGTAAGTCTCCGACAACAGTGCGTTCAGAACCACTGGGAACTTGTTACTCCGACTGGGGGGAAAAGATTCCAACGTTCATCCAAATCGGGatttcgggcctctttctagaactTGAGGTCGGAAACCCGGAGCTAACTGATGTCAGGATTTAACATTGTAGTTCtccgagttaagttgttttgaatgcggcatcAATCTATTAAAGTagacattttccctgacacccaaaagtattcgttacattttgaatgcttagcaggacaggaaaattgtccaaatCACGCACTTATCAGGAGAACaaaccctggtcatccctacatcAGCTTATcttcagcaacaaaaaaaaacaattacTTCCGGGTCGCGGAATTGGGGATatgttcaaaataaaagtccttaCGCGTAATAGTATACGTGTTTATTCATGATGTAATAGTATATGTGTTTATTCATGATGTAATAGTATACGTGTTATGATGTAATAGTATACGTGTTATGATGTAATAGTATACATGTTTATTCATGATGTAATAGTATACATGTTTATTCATGATGTAATAGTATACGTGTTTATTCATGATATAAGCATGCCCCactcaaaaaatgtagaactaggaatagatatagtccttggttcactccagacctgtctgcccttgaccagcacaaaaacatcctgtggcgttctgcattagcatcgaatagcccccgcgataggcaacttttcagggaagttaggaacaaatatacacgggcagttaggaaagctaaggctagctttttcaaacaaatttgcatcctgtagcacaaactccaaaaggttctgggacactgtaaagtccatggagaataagagcacctcctcccagctgcccactgcactgaggctaggaaacactgtcaccaccgataaatccatgataatcgagcatttcaataagcatttctctacggctggccatgccttccacctggctacccctaccccggtcaactgcccggcaccctccacagccaccaccatttctccttcgcccaaatccagatagctgatgttctgaaagagctgcaaaatctggacccccacaaatcagcctggctagacaatctggaccctctctttctaaaattatctgccggaATTGTTGCAACCCCCATTACTAGCCTGTTaaacctctctttcatattgtctgagatccccaaagattggaacgctgccgcggtcatccccctgttcaaagggggagacactctagacccaaactgctacagacctatatctatcctaccctgtctttctaaggtcctcgaaagccaagttaacagattaccgaccatttcaaatcccaccgtaccttctccactatgcaatctggtttcagagctggtcatgggtggacttcagccacgctcaaggtcctaaacgacatcacaACCGCCATcgatattattctacaatgagaagaaaatagtcaaaataaagaaaaacccaggacatataaagacccccccccccctcatcatgATGATGATATGTATGTTTCCCCCCCCCTCCAGAATGGTAATGATATGTATGTTTCCCCCCCCCTCCAGAATGGTAATGATATGtatgtttcccccccccctccagaaTGGTAATGATATGTATGTTTCCCCCCCCCTCCAGAATGGTAATGATATGTATGTTTCCCCCCCCCTCCAGAATGGTAATGATATGTatgtcccccccccctccagaATGGTAATGATATGtatgttccccccccccctccagaatGGTAATGATATGTATGTTTCCCCCCCCCTCCAGAATGGTAATGATATGTATGTTTCCCCCCCCCTCCAGAATGGTAATGATATGTATGTTTCCCCCCCCCTCCAGAATGGTAATGATATGtatgtttcccccccccctccagaaTGGTGACTGACGTGCAGCTGGCCATCTTTGCCAACATGTTGGGTGTGTCTCTGTTCCTGCTGGTGGTCCTATATCACTACGTAGCCGTCAACAACCCCAAGAAACTGGAGTAGAACTGGCctggagaggaggtgaggattgTGGGAAGGATGTAGCCAGAGATCCCTCTCTACCATATGTTTTTCTCTTCGAGAAGGCTCCGTTTCTCAAATAGGGCAGCTCAGAGCCGGGTATGGCTCGAGCATGTACCTTCATCCAAGTATTCAATATTCCAATGTACCCCGAATTCGCCCAGTATCCAGACTGCCAGATCAAGTCCTCATACTAGCTAGCTTAAACAGAGCTGCGTGGACTGGCGTTGaacaacaaaggagctgattggctGACTATCCTGTTGTCCAACGTGACATAATGGTGTGAACGAGGATGAAAATGGCAATGTTCTTAAAAAAAACAGCGGTATTTCCAGCTTCTTGATCTGGCAGTCTGGATCCTGGGCGAATTCGGGGTACATTGGAATATTGACTACTTGGATTGGTGAGGCTGTGGCTTCATCCcatatgacaccctattccctatttagtgcaccacttttgaccagggcccaagtAGGCAATAGGGTGCAATGTGACTCATGGCCTGTCCTCACAGGTGGCGGCGAGGGGGAccagagagagcagcagtgagaCTCCTGTCCTCACAGGTGGCGGCGAGGGGGAccagagagagcagcagtgagaCTCCTGTCCTCACAGGTGGCGGCGAGGGGGAccagagagagcagcagtgagaCTCCTGTCCTCACAGGTGGCGGCGAGGGGGAccagagagagcagcagtgagaCTCCTTTCCTCACAGGTGGCGGCGAGGGGGAccagagagagcagcagtgagaCTCCTCTTCTTGTCACCTTCATCGTCGTCTTTTCTCCTTCCCTGTCTGTCTCGCCCAGCCTGTACAGGAGTGTTTTCTAATAAAATGTCTGTCAACAAATGCCTATCAGTTTGGTGATTGACTGAAAAACCTTGTTGGCATTTCTACTAACATTACGTGAACACACATTACAGTACTGCAATACGTGCACTCTGGATGGAATTCATGGATTTTGGCCAGCTGGGCCTCTAGACCGCAATACCTACTAGCCTGGGTCCAAAATCGGTGCCGTGGGATATTTGGGAACACAAAAAATGTAGCAGGGTCTGGAAAGAGCCAGCCAGTACACTatgcagagcacacacacacagctttctgCAAACATGTATTCAGTAACTGATCTACTGTTGAAGTCCTAGTGTACAATTGTTTTATGTCAGATGGCCATCTGTAATAATTGTTGTTTTTAGATcaactttaatattgcagattacagtgccttcggaaagtattcagacccccttgactttttccacattttgttacgttacagccttattctaaaatggattacatttattttaaatcctcaatctacacacaatactca from Salvelinus namaycush isolate Seneca unplaced genomic scaffold, SaNama_1.0 Scaffold3447, whole genome shotgun sequence encodes the following:
- the LOC120040358 gene encoding dolichyl-diphosphooligosaccharide--protein glycosyltransferase subunit 4 — its product is MVTDVQLAIFANMLGVSLFLLVVLYHYVAVNNPKKLE